A segment of the Branchiostoma floridae strain S238N-H82 unplaced genomic scaffold, Bfl_VNyyK Sc7u5tJ_1326, whole genome shotgun sequence genome:
GCGGAGGAACAGGTGGTGACACCTTTACTGGCCCTCGCCACGACATGAAAATACAGTAAATACAGTAGATTAAGATTAATACTAAACGACATAAACAATCGATCAGACTACCGAGCCCTTAAATCCTGGCAGGAGGCGCACTTACATGCAGTAGACCAGGTACAGAGGTTATCGGATACAAAGTGGCTTCTGAATCTATCAACAGTAGATTTCACAAGTAGCTGTTTGAAAGACAATAGGTCGGACTGGTGCGATGACACAGCTCCCATGCTGCGAACTGTGACATCAAGCTTGTTCCATTCGGTAATTAACCGTGGTACGTATGACATAGCAAATGTAGATGTTTAAGTTCATGTAAGCAACTTACATGTTACTGACCTGGGTACTGGCTGTCATGGGGTTTGTTATGTAGGTCAGCCGTGGAGGTCAGTGTGTGCTTCCTTGGCTTATAAGCAAACAGAAGGTGTTTGGGAATAGAAGATAGGTGCCTGTAGCATACTGAAAACATGCGCTATTTTGTTACTCACAACACTTAAGTATCCTGCGGCCAGCTTTCACCTGTGCTGTTTGTCCAAGGACGTAATATGAGATACCACGTCCTTGGTGTGTCTAAAGACNNNNNNNNNNNNNNNNNNNNNNNNNNNNNNNNNNNNNNNNNNNNNNNNNNNNNNNNNNNNNNNNNNNNNNNNNNNNNNNNNNNNNNNNNNNNNNNNNNNNaaaatcgcgaatcgacctacaccccccccccccaacccccaccccaaaaaaaagcattgccaagcttcccagagaggccggtgaaggaggctacgtGCATGCCGGGTGAGCGCCACAGTCGGAATCTCACTCACGACTTCTAGCTCCAGAGGCAGGGACGCTGGACTACATACGCTAgctacttttatacaaatgtatagcgTAACGTCAGATTTCCACAAAAGCCGGTCGGGCAGTCTctctgtgtgtatatgtgtgtacatATGTCTCGTGTGTATGCCTCAGTGTATGtctgcgtgtgtctgtgtgtacgtATCTCgtatgtgtgcgtttgtgtatgGCTgaatgcctgtgtgtgtgtccgtttgtgtttgtgtgtgtgtccgtttgtgtctgtgtgtgcatttgcctctgtgtgtgtgtgtgtgtgcgtgtgtctgtctgtgtgtgtatgtgtctgtgtgtgcacgATGTGCGATACTTACGTACTAATCTGCGGGACCGAACACCTTTATAATATTTGATTATATATCTTGCATATATCCGAAAATGATGATAcgcctactccattgtaacactacatcaaagaattatgttagcccatattgttatgttaactaggatgtTAAACTTTATTGTTTACCtctattttatattttgttgttgctgttgccatacattgtaccgtgtacaattgtcttgcaataaagttctctctctctgtccatCCCATCGACTTCACCGTATGCCAGTGTCCACTGAGGTTGGCCGGGCcgtataacgctagttcgcttttatccgcggggtaacctataaccgttGTTTTAAAGACAGAGTgtagtatttagggatatcattcGACGAAAggcggtttcaaactgcaatattttcatttttttgcatactttttattcaaatttaCAACTATCGTCATCCCACTTAACATCCTCCAATATCCTGCTTCTAAAACCAACAGATATAGGTGACCCCACGGATAAAcgtgaactaacgttactactAGCTAGATAGAGCAGCCAGTACCAGCATGGCTCGGCTCAAGGCGAGGCTGCTTATGAAGACCACCGTCCTCCTGAGCATGATCGCCGGACTCCTCTACATCAACTGGTGGTGTCGTGGATCGCCGCCGaacacatgtgcatgtgcaacAGAAGGTAACagcgactatcataattccaccaggtgccataataccgccacctcaaaaaacgttagtatagaggtcttcccaagattgtcttgaacaccttatgttaaatatcctaaatgtaatacaattcagatatttacgtgtttgagacaatcttgagaaggctgttaaatgataatgatgggaattttatacttgtgacatgtgtaagttagtcaatgatgaacatcaccatgcataaatatCCATTCCTTCCTTCCNNNNNNNNNNNNNNNNNNNNNNNNNNNNNNNNNNNNNNNNNNNNNNNNNNNNNNNNNNNNNNNNNNNNNNNNNNNNNNNNNNNNNNNNNNNNNNNNNNNNNNNNNNNNNNNNNNNNNNNNNNNNNNNNNNNNNNNNNNNNNNNNNNNNNNNNNNNNNNNNNNNNNNNNNNNNNNNNNNNNNNNNNNNNNNNNNNNNNNNNNNNNNNNNNNNNNNNNNNNNNNNNNNNNNNNNNNNNNNNNNNNNNNNNNNNNNNNNNNNNNNNNNNNNNNNNNNNNNNNNNNNNNNNNCCAAGTGGGGGTGGCTGGAATGAAGATTCCATCGATCACGTGAACACCACGTGCACGGCCCGTGAGATGGGCCCAACGGACACAGCGGTCATCAACCCACACCCTTACACTTTCCTCATCAACAACCCCGGGAAGTGCGGCGGTAGTGAAGTATTTCTGCTCATCATTGTCACATCCTCGCCGGAGAACTACGCGCAGAGGTGTGTTTGTCTATTCATTTGcacaaaaaatacataaaacacaagcaatacataaaaacaggtgcaggacGAGGAGGAAAAACGTATGTACTTTAAACTAAGCCCTCCTTCCCTATACTAGACTAGAAAAATTACAATCTACTGATAAAGATAATACAAGATAATATACTTAGTGTGGTAGCGGTAAATGATAAACTTAGGATAACCAAGTAAAGAATTAAGATAAGATAGGAGCTGATTGATTCTATTACAGGGGCTAGAGCTGTTTATGAGATGTTTTTATGGGACTTTCAGATGTTAGAGTCGATGTTGTTTGTATATTCGCCTGTAGACTGTTCCACATTGTAACACATCTATATTTTACTGACAAGGTCTGCCGTACGCCAAACGTGGGGTAACGAGACCAACGTGCCGGGCACTGTCATCAAAACTGTGTTCGCGGTGGGCAAACCGGGCAACGCTTCCACACAGCGTGGCCTCGAGTACGAAAACAAAGTCCACAAGGACATTATCCAAGAGGACTTCGTCGACTCGTATAAAAACTTGACGCTGAAAACCGTCATGTGTATGAGGTGGGCCTCAGAGTTCTGTCCCTGCGCCAAGTTCGTTATGAAAGCAGACGACGATACCTTGGTGAACATTTTTAAGTTAGTAAGACTTCTTAGAACCAAGGTGCCCAAGAAGTTTGTGACAGGGCATGTTTACAGCGGAGCCCGGCCGGATAGGAACGCAGATGTCCGTTGGTACGTGGGCAAGGAAGAGTATCCCAGAGAAACCTTCCCGAAATACCCCAGTGGATTCGCGTACGTTATGTCTTATGACGTCACGGGCCTTATCTACCAGGTGTCCTTGACCTTGAAGTACCTATTTCTCGAAGACGTGTTCTTGGGACTTTGTTTAGAACGACTAAAGGTCGAGCCTGTGTACGACGGTCGCTTCTACCCCTGGGGATGGGCGCCTTGCCAAGCGCCATTTAATAACAGGATCGCTTCTCATTTGTTAAAAACTCATGACGCTATGATCAGTGCGTGGCATGACGCCATCAGTTGCTAGGCAATGCTATAAGACCGTCTTTTTTGACGTCAAGAATCGATGTGCCTGAGTAATATTTGTGAATATACGCCATTAGACCGATTCCGGTACTGCAgacagaaaacatacaaaaaacagCCGCCAAACCGTCAGCTTTCCGTCTTTTCGGGTTCGGGGAAATCGCGAGGGGCTGTCGATGAGGTTTAAATGTTTATGGTTTACCTGACTTTATGTAACTATTTCACGAAGAGAGTCGATCACCATAATAGGGTTATgcattttttattcacaaacaAAACAGCGGAATACGTCGATGAAAGCAAACGCTAGACTTTCAGTTTATAAGATGTGCCAAACTCGAacatgaatatgattttggaaacggtcagatgtctCAGAGATAGCGGATTCTACcggaaacgtttgaccgtttgcCAAATCATTTGTTGCTGGAGTTTGAGCGAAACGAGGGAATATTAGGTTATCAAAGAAACGCTTTACAATTTACCAACAGAATTTGTTCTTGTAGCGTTCAGtgtgattttcatgatttcccCTTTCCCAAAAAGGTGGAAGTTTGGCGGTAATTTCAGGGTGATTTTAGCCGCTTTGCTAGAGGCAGCAGTATAGACTCCACTACATTGTCAGGACTTGTAAAATGTGAATATATGAGTCTGCGAACATGTTCTTAAACagatctctcatgttacctagAAATTCATGTAATAGGACCTATTACATGAATTTCTAGGTAACATGAGAGACTAAGGATACGCAAtatagtagttactcaagcaactggatatgatttcggaaacggtcagacgtttcagatagcatccactaatAAACCAAATCAAATAGGCACGGCTTTaggaaaacacaacacaacacaacacaacacaatcacATTCTCAACAAAGCTATGTATTGAACAATAGGACAAGCTTCGAGGCAGAAAACTGAAGCTTTGTAACAAATTTGATATACATACTTTTTAACCCCTTTCGTGTTGTAAAACGTCCTAATATGTGTTTATAGATTGTACAGCTTTCAACTTTGGAACTTTTCTACATGCTTCTCAAATTGTATTTGTTTGGTCCAACATACGATCTGCATTGTGTCCCAAAATGCAGTAATGCATGCGCAGAGATGATGTAAATAGAAACACATCAGCTTTCGTAAAATATTGTACAACTCTTTTCAAAGTCATTCTTAAACAGACATATCTtacaatatgcaataaactaCGAGTGATAAGCACAAGTTCTACAACACTGGTTCTCTCATTGGCAAATTATAATACTGCATGCGCATTTCTTACAACGGAAAATGAAAATGGTAAAAAGAGGACCTTGCAAAATAGGCTCAGTCCGAGTGCGTATTGTCGTATTTTTctctacaaaacaaaatttctgaTTCAACTTGAAGGTCTAGAATGTGCAGGACGATGATgggatgataatgataataatattgataataatggtaataataatagtgatgatgatgatgatgataataatgataataataatgataataataagaataatgctgctaatgatgatgatgatgatgataataataatgctgatgatgataagcatagcagcagcaacaacaataataatgataatattaacaatactagtaatataatgataatgataatgacaataataattataataatgataataataatgataacaacaacaataataataagaagaagaatgatataaacgatatcaataatgataataatgccGATAATGATATCAGTAATGATCATAATGTATCAATTCTGCAAAATAAACTTGCCCTATTGATTAAAAAGCAAACTTGCCCTAATGTGACGTAATTGTTCTAATAGCAACTTGTTGCCCTTTAATGGTTAAGGGAGGACCAATGACCTAATTTCCTTAGGTAAAGCATTGTATTATTTGTCACTGCTCAGTTTACAACGTGCACTTAATGACACCGTCGTATGACAATTTTCCAAGGAGAAATTAGTTTGAAATAAGCAACAACAGTAATAGTCAAGTGTAAGGTCAAAGGCATCGTAGATGTGAATGGAGCGGTGTGCTGTTtttggtgtttgtgtgtgtttgtgtttgtgtttgtgtgtgtg
Coding sequences within it:
- the LOC118407360 gene encoding beta-1,3-galactosyltransferase 1-like, whose product is MLSFSYYVLFCNKSSPNVRKRTKYVPFTSNVCDCLPGVDDLTECQCHLPDLTGDDILLTSHMRECQSCQRVVTPYLFHIKTCHKINCERCAHVRRLYCGHVFTCDKEECDVTGCVETREDIRGSQLSPEDLQNDKQFKDKISARLRKSTSPTECGGIFRAFQQAEYWAVAVGPVNLHRHQVNNRLLQMCCRILPHTVSLAEQAFIACLSHSDGGGWNEDSIDHVNTTCTAREMGPTDTAVINPHPYTFLINNPGKCGGSEVFLLIIVTSSPENYAQRSAVRQTWGNETNVPGTVIKTVFAVGKPGNASTQRGLEYENKVHKDIIQEDFVDSYKNLTLKTVMCMRWASEFCPCAKFVMKADDDTLVNIFKLVRLLRTKVPKKFVTGHVYSGARPDRNADVRWYVGKEEYPRETFPKYPSGFAYVMSYDVTGLIYQVSLTLKYLFLEDVFLGLCLERLKVEPVYDGRFYPWGWAPCQAPFNNRIASHLLKTHDAMISAWHDAISC